The following coding sequences are from one uncultured Bacteroides sp. window:
- the rplL gene encoding 50S ribosomal protein L7/L12, whose translation MADLKAFAEQLVNLTVKEVNELATILKEEYGIEPAAAAVAVAAGGPAAAAAAEEKTSFDVVLKSAGAAKLQVVKAVKESCGLGLKEAKDMVDGAPSVVKEGLAKDEAESLKKALEEAGAEVELK comes from the coding sequence ATGGCAGATTTGAAAGCTTTTGCAGAACAATTAGTTAACTTGACAGTAAAAGAAGTTAATGAACTTGCAACTATCCTTAAAGAAGAATATGGTATTGAACCTGCAGCTGCAGCTGTTGCTGTTGCAGCGGGAGGGCCTGCAGCTGCTGCTGCAGCAGAAGAAAAAACTTCTTTTGATGTAGTGTTAAAAAGTGCTGGAGCTGCGAAACTTCAGGTTGTTAAGGCTGTAAAAGAAAGCTGTGGCCTTGGCTTGAAGGAAGCTAAAGACATGGTAGATGGCGCTCCTAGTGTAGTAAAAGAAGGTTTAGCTAAAGACGAAGCAGAATCATTGAAAAAAGCATTGGAAGAAGCTGGAGCTGAGGTTGAACTTAAATAA
- the rpoC gene encoding DNA-directed RNA polymerase subunit beta', translated as MAFRKENRIKSNFSKISIGLASPEEILENSSGEVLKPETINYRTYKPERDGLFCERIFGPIKDYECHCGKYKRIRYKGIVCDRCGVEVTEKKVRRERMGHIQLVVPVAHIWYFRSLPNKIGYLLGLPTKKLDSIIYYERYVVIQAGVKAEDGIAEYDLLSEEEYLDILDTLPKENQYLDDTDPNKFIAKMGAEAIYDLLSRLDLDVLSYDLRHRAGNDASQQRKNEALKRLQVVESFRASRGRNKPEWMIVRIVPVIPPELRPLVPLDGGRFATSDLNDLYRRVIIRNNRLKRLIEIKAPEVILRNEKRMLQESVDSLFDNSRKSSAVKTDANRPLKSLSDSLKGKQGRFRQNLLGKRVDYSARSVIVVGPELKMHECGIPKLMAAELYKPFVIRKLIERGIVKTVKSAKKIVDRKEPVIWDILEHVMKGHPVLLNRAPTLHRLGIQAFQPKMIEGKAIQLHPLACTAFNADFDGDQMAVHLPLSNEAVLEAQMLMLASHNILNPANGAPITVPSQDMVLGLYYITKLRTGAKGEGLIFYGPEEATIAYNEGKVDIHAPIKVIVKDLDENGNIVDVLRETSVGRVIVNEVVPAEVGYINTIISKKSLREIIGDVIKKCGVAKTADFLDGIKNLGYRMAFKGGLSFNLDDIIIPQEKESLVQKGYDEVEQVISNYNMGFITNNERYNQVIDIWTHVNSELSNILMKTISSDDQGFNSVYMMLDSGARGSKEQIRQLSGMRGLMAKPQKAGAEGGQIIENPILSNFKEGLSVLEYFISTHGARKGLADTALKTADAGYLTRRLVDVSHDVIINEEDCGTLRGLVCTDLKNNDDIIATLYERILGRVSVHDIIHPTTGKLLVAGGEEITEDVAKQIQNSPIESVEIRSVLTCESKKGVCAKCYGRNLATNRMVQKGEAVGVIAAQSIGEPGTQLTLRTFHAGGTAANIAANASIVARNNSRLEFEELRTVDVVDEQGESVKVVVGRLAEVRFIDVNTSIVLSTHNVPYGSKLYAANNDIVEKGKLIAKWDPFNAVIITEVTGKIEFEGVVENVTYKVESDEATGMKEIIIIESKDKTKIPSAHILDESGNLLRTYNLPVGGHVVIENAQKVKAGEVIVKIPRAVGKAGDITGGLPRVTELFEARNPSNPAVVSEIDGEVTMGKIKRGNREIVVTSKTGEVKKYLVALSKQILVQENDYVRAGTPLSDGATTPADILAIKGPTAVQEYIVNEVQDVYRLQGVKINDKHFEIIVRQMMRKVGINEPGDTRFLEQQVVDKLDFMEENDRIWGKKVVVEPGDSSTLQAGQIVTARKLRDENSMLKRRDLKLVEVRDAVPATSTQILQGITRAALQTSSFMSAASFQETTKVLNEAAINGKIDKLEGMKENVICGHLIPAGTGQREYEKIIVGSKEEYDRILANKKTVLDYNEV; from the coding sequence ATGGCTTTTAGAAAAGAAAATAGAATAAAAAGTAATTTCTCCAAGATCTCGATAGGTTTAGCTTCTCCAGAAGAAATCCTTGAAAATTCGAGTGGTGAAGTGTTGAAGCCTGAAACCATAAATTACCGTACTTATAAACCTGAGCGAGATGGCTTGTTTTGTGAGCGCATTTTTGGCCCTATCAAGGATTATGAGTGTCATTGTGGTAAATATAAACGGATTCGTTATAAAGGGATTGTCTGTGACCGATGTGGTGTAGAAGTGACTGAAAAGAAAGTGCGTCGTGAGCGTATGGGGCATATTCAATTGGTAGTACCTGTAGCTCATATTTGGTATTTTCGTTCGCTCCCTAATAAAATAGGTTATTTGTTAGGTTTGCCTACAAAGAAACTTGATTCAATAATTTATTATGAACGCTATGTTGTAATCCAAGCGGGTGTAAAAGCTGAGGATGGCATAGCTGAATATGATTTACTTTCTGAGGAAGAATATTTAGATATATTGGATACGCTTCCTAAAGAAAATCAATATCTGGATGATACTGATCCTAATAAGTTTATAGCCAAAATGGGCGCTGAAGCTATTTATGATCTTTTGTCACGTTTGGATTTGGATGTTCTATCTTATGACTTAAGACATCGTGCTGGTAACGATGCTTCTCAACAGAGAAAAAATGAGGCTTTAAAACGCCTGCAAGTTGTTGAGTCTTTCCGTGCATCTAGAGGACGTAATAAACCGGAGTGGATGATTGTTCGTATTGTTCCGGTAATTCCTCCTGAACTTCGTCCTTTGGTTCCTTTGGATGGTGGTCGTTTTGCTACGTCTGATTTGAATGATCTTTATCGTCGTGTTATTATACGTAATAATCGTCTAAAGAGATTGATTGAAATTAAAGCTCCGGAGGTTATCTTACGTAATGAGAAGCGTATGCTTCAGGAGTCTGTGGATTCTTTGTTTGATAATTCTCGTAAATCGAGTGCTGTTAAAACGGATGCAAATCGTCCTTTGAAATCTCTTTCAGATAGTCTGAAAGGTAAGCAAGGACGTTTTCGACAGAACTTGCTAGGTAAACGTGTTGATTATTCTGCTCGTTCGGTAATTGTTGTTGGTCCGGAACTTAAAATGCACGAATGTGGTATTCCTAAGTTAATGGCGGCTGAATTATATAAGCCTTTTGTGATTCGTAAGTTGATCGAAAGAGGTATAGTAAAAACTGTTAAATCAGCTAAAAAAATTGTTGATCGTAAAGAGCCTGTTATTTGGGATATTCTTGAACATGTAATGAAAGGACATCCTGTTTTGCTTAACCGTGCTCCGACATTGCATAGGCTTGGTATACAAGCTTTTCAGCCTAAGATGATTGAAGGTAAAGCTATTCAGTTACATCCATTGGCTTGTACAGCTTTTAATGCGGATTTTGATGGTGACCAGATGGCTGTGCATTTACCTTTAAGTAATGAGGCTGTTCTTGAAGCGCAGATGTTGATGCTTGCTTCGCATAATATATTGAATCCTGCAAATGGGGCTCCTATTACTGTCCCTTCACAAGATATGGTTCTTGGTTTGTACTATATAACCAAACTGAGAACTGGAGCAAAAGGTGAAGGTCTTATCTTTTATGGACCGGAAGAAGCTACTATTGCTTATAATGAAGGCAAAGTTGATATTCATGCTCCAATCAAGGTTATTGTTAAAGATCTTGATGAGAATGGCAATATTGTTGATGTTTTGCGTGAAACTTCTGTAGGTCGTGTTATTGTGAATGAAGTGGTTCCTGCTGAAGTAGGCTATATAAATACCATTATTTCTAAGAAGTCATTGCGCGAAATTATCGGTGATGTAATAAAGAAATGTGGTGTCGCTAAAACTGCAGATTTTCTTGATGGTATTAAAAATTTGGGTTATAGAATGGCCTTTAAAGGAGGCTTGTCTTTCAACCTTGATGATATTATTATCCCTCAGGAGAAAGAATCATTAGTTCAAAAAGGATATGATGAGGTTGAACAAGTTATTAGTAATTATAATATGGGTTTTATTACTAATAATGAACGTTACAATCAAGTCATAGATATTTGGACTCATGTGAATTCTGAGTTATCTAATATTTTGATGAAGACGATCTCTTCTGATGATCAAGGTTTCAACTCTGTATATATGATGCTTGATTCAGGAGCTCGTGGTTCGAAAGAACAGATTCGTCAGCTTTCTGGTATGAGAGGTTTGATGGCTAAACCTCAAAAAGCTGGTGCTGAAGGAGGACAGATTATTGAAAATCCGATTCTCTCTAACTTTAAAGAGGGACTCTCTGTTTTGGAATATTTTATTTCTACTCATGGTGCTCGTAAAGGGTTGGCTGATACGGCTTTGAAAACTGCAGATGCGGGGTATTTGACTCGTCGTTTGGTTGATGTTTCTCATGACGTTATTATTAATGAGGAAGATTGTGGTACGCTTCGAGGATTGGTTTGTACCGATTTGAAGAATAATGATGATATTATAGCTACCTTATATGAACGTATTTTAGGTCGTGTTTCTGTACATGATATCATTCATCCTACAACAGGAAAATTGCTTGTTGCGGGAGGTGAAGAAATTACTGAAGATGTTGCAAAGCAAATTCAAAATTCACCTATTGAAAGTGTGGAGATTCGATCGGTTCTTACTTGTGAGTCTAAAAAGGGTGTTTGTGCAAAGTGTTATGGACGTAACCTTGCAACAAACCGTATGGTTCAAAAGGGTGAGGCTGTTGGAGTTATTGCTGCTCAATCTATTGGTGAGCCGGGTACACAGTTAACATTGCGTACTTTCCATGCCGGAGGTACAGCGGCTAATATTGCAGCTAATGCAAGTATTGTTGCTAGAAATAATTCACGCTTAGAGTTTGAGGAACTTCGTACGGTGGATGTTGTTGATGAACAGGGAGAATCAGTTAAAGTTGTTGTTGGACGTTTGGCTGAAGTACGCTTTATTGATGTGAATACTAGCATTGTTCTATCAACTCATAATGTTCCATATGGTTCTAAACTGTATGCGGCAAATAATGATATAGTTGAAAAAGGTAAGCTTATCGCAAAATGGGATCCTTTTAACGCAGTTATTATAACTGAGGTCACCGGTAAAATCGAATTTGAAGGAGTCGTAGAAAATGTTACCTATAAAGTAGAATCTGATGAAGCTACTGGTATGAAGGAAATAATAATTATTGAATCTAAGGATAAGACTAAAATTCCATCTGCTCATATCCTTGATGAAAGTGGTAATTTACTTCGTACTTATAATTTGCCGGTAGGAGGTCATGTTGTTATTGAGAATGCCCAAAAAGTAAAGGCTGGTGAGGTTATTGTGAAGATTCCGAGAGCAGTTGGTAAGGCTGGTGATATTACGGGAGGTCTTCCACGAGTAACAGAGCTTTTTGAAGCTCGTAATCCTTCTAATCCTGCAGTTGTTTCTGAGATAGATGGCGAAGTTACTATGGGTAAGATAAAACGTGGTAACCGTGAAATTGTAGTGACTTCTAAAACAGGTGAAGTTAAAAAATATCTTGTTGCATTATCTAAGCAGATTCTTGTTCAGGAGAATGATTATGTTCGTGCTGGAACTCCTTTGTCTGATGGGGCTACAACTCCAGCTGATATCTTGGCTATTAAAGGACCAACAGCTGTACAGGAATATATTGTAAACGAGGTTCAGGATGTTTATCGTCTGCAAGGTGTTAAGATCAATGATAAGCACTTTGAGATAATTGTTCGCCAAATGATGAGAAAGGTAGGCATTAATGAGCCTGGGGATACTCGTTTCTTGGAACAACAGGTTGTTGATAAACTTGACTTTATGGAAGAAAATGACCGTATATGGGGCAAGAAAGTTGTTGTTGAACCTGGTGATTCATCTACATTGCAAGCTGGACAAATTGTGACTGCTCGTAAGCTCAGAGATGAGAATAGTATGTTGAAGCGTAGAGACTTGAAATTAGTTGAGGTTCGTGATGCGGTTCCTGCTACATCTACTCAAATATTACAAGGTATTACCCGAGCAGCTTTGCAAACTTCTAGCTTTATGTCTGCTGCTTCTTTCCAAGAAACTACAAAGGTCTTGAATGAAGCTGCGATAAATGGTAAGATTGATAAGCTGGAGGGAATGAAAGAGAATGTCATCTGTGGTCATTTGATTCCTGCAGGTACTGGTCAGCGTGAATATGAAAAAATCATTGTTGGCTCTAAAGAGGAATATGATAGAATTTTAGCGAATAAAAAAACAGTTTTGGATTATAACGAAGTTTAA
- the nusG gene encoding transcription termination/antitermination protein NusG produces the protein MSEVEKKWYVLRAISGKEAKVKEYLEADIKNSDLGEYVSQILIPTEKVYQVRNGKKVMKERSYLPGYVLVEAALVGEVSHHLRNTPNVIGFLGGADKPAPLRQSEVNRILGTVDELQDAAEELNIPYVVGETVKVTFGPFSGFSGIIEEVNSEKKKLKVMVKIFGRKTPLELGFMQVEKE, from the coding sequence ATGTCTGAGGTTGAGAAAAAATGGTACGTTTTGCGTGCTATAAGTGGGAAAGAAGCTAAAGTTAAAGAATATCTTGAGGCGGATATCAAGAATAGTGATCTTGGTGAATATGTGTCTCAAATATTAATTCCGACTGAAAAAGTTTATCAGGTCCGTAATGGAAAAAAAGTAATGAAAGAAAGAAGTTACTTGCCTGGTTATGTTTTGGTTGAAGCTGCTTTAGTGGGTGAGGTGTCTCATCATCTTAGAAATACTCCTAATGTAATTGGTTTTTTAGGTGGGGCTGATAAACCTGCTCCTTTAAGGCAATCAGAAGTTAATCGTATACTGGGAACAGTTGATGAACTTCAAGATGCTGCAGAGGAATTGAATATTCCTTATGTTGTAGGAGAAACTGTGAAAGTTACATTTGGTCCTTTTAGCGGATTTAGTGGTATCATTGAAGAAGTTAATAGTGAAAAGAAGAAACTGAAGGTCATGGTTAAGATATTCGGGCGAAAAACACCGCTTGAATTGGGCTTTATGCAAGTAGAGAAGGAATAG
- the rplA gene encoding 50S ribosomal protein L1: MSKLTKKQKLAAEKVEAGKAYSLKEAATLVKEITFTKFDASLDIDVRLGIDPRKANQMVRGVVSLPHGTGKDIRVLVLCTPDAEAAAKEAGADYVGLDEYIEKIKAGWTDIDVIITMPSIMGKIGALGRVLGPRGLMPNPKSGTVTMDVAKAVKEVKQGKIDFKVDKSGIVHTSIGKVSFDADKIRDNAKEFISTLNKLKPTAAKGAYIKSIYLSSTMSAGIKIDPKSVEEI, translated from the coding sequence ATGAGTAAACTGACAAAAAAACAGAAGTTAGCTGCAGAGAAAGTTGAAGCAGGGAAGGCATACTCGTTGAAAGAGGCTGCAACATTAGTGAAAGAAATCACTTTTACTAAATTTGATGCTTCATTAGATATTGATGTACGCTTAGGTATTGATCCACGTAAAGCAAACCAGATGGTGAGAGGAGTTGTTTCACTTCCTCATGGAACTGGTAAGGATATACGTGTGTTAGTGCTTTGTACACCTGATGCCGAGGCTGCAGCAAAAGAAGCTGGCGCTGACTATGTTGGTCTTGATGAATATATTGAAAAGATCAAAGCTGGATGGACGGATATTGATGTTATTATCACTATGCCTTCTATTATGGGCAAAATAGGTGCACTAGGACGTGTCTTAGGACCACGTGGCTTAATGCCTAACCCTAAAAGCGGAACTGTAACTATGGATGTTGCAAAAGCTGTGAAAGAGGTTAAGCAAGGTAAGATTGACTTTAAAGTCGATAAAAGTGGTATCGTACATACTTCAATTGGGAAAGTTTCATTTGATGCTGATAAAATTCGCGATAATGCAAAAGAATTTATTTCTACATTAAATAAACTCAAACCAACTGCTGCTAAAGGTGCATATATTAAGAGTATTTATCTTTCTAGTACAATGAGTGCCGGAATTAAGATAGACCCGAAATCAGTAGAGGAAATCTAA
- the secE gene encoding preprotein translocase subunit SecE, which translates to MKKIVDYIKESYNELVHKVSWPTYSELTNSAVVVLYASLIIALVVFAMDFCFQTIMEKVIYPH; encoded by the coding sequence ATGAAGAAAATAGTTGATTATATCAAAGAATCTTATAACGAACTTGTACATAAAGTATCGTGGCCAACGTATTCTGAGTTGACTAATAGTGCGGTAGTTGTTTTGTATGCTTCCCTGATTATTGCACTAGTGGTTTTTGCAATGGACTTCTGTTTCCAAACAATCATGGAAAAGGTTATTTATCCACATTAA
- the rplK gene encoding 50S ribosomal protein L11: MAKEVAGLIKLQIKGGAANPSPPVGPALGSKGINIMEFCKQFNARTQDKAGKILPVIITYYADKSFDFVIKTPPVAIQLLDIAKVKSGSAEPNRKKVAELTWEQIRTIAQDKMVDLNCFTVEAAMTMVAGTARSMGIAVKGEFPVNN, translated from the coding sequence ATGGCTAAAGAAGTTGCTGGACTAATCAAATTACAGATTAAAGGAGGCGCGGCAAACCCATCTCCTCCCGTTGGCCCTGCTTTGGGTTCTAAGGGGATTAACATTATGGAGTTTTGCAAGCAATTCAACGCCAGAACCCAGGACAAAGCTGGTAAGATTTTACCAGTTATCATTACTTACTACGCAGATAAGTCTTTTGATTTTGTAATAAAGACTCCTCCTGTTGCTATTCAATTACTTGATATAGCGAAAGTAAAGAGTGGGTCTGCTGAGCCTAACCGTAAAAAAGTTGCTGAGTTAACTTGGGAACAGATTCGTACGATTGCTCAGGACAAAATGGTGGATTTAAACTGTTTTACTGTGGAAGCAGCTATGACAATGGTTGCTGGTACAGCTAGAAGTATGGGTATTGCTGTAAAAGGGGAATTCCCGGTTAATAATTAA
- the rpoB gene encoding DNA-directed RNA polymerase subunit beta, whose product MSSNTVNQRVNFASIANPFEYPDFLEVQLKSFKDFLQLDTPPEKRKNEGLYKVFAENFPIADTRNNFVLEFLDYYIDPPRYTIDDCIERGLTYSVPLKAKLKLYCTDPDHEDFDTVIQDVFLGPIPYMTEKATFVINGAERVVVSQLHRSPGVFFGQSVHANGTKLYSARIIPFKGSWIEFATDINNVMYAYIDRKKKLPVTTLLRAIGFENDKDILEIFNLAEDIKVNKTNLKKVVGRKLAARVLKTWIEDFVDEDTGEVVSIERNEVIIDRETVLLAEHVDEIIESGVQSILLHKEEPNQSDYSIIYNTLQKDPSNSEKEAVLYIYRQLRNADPADDASAREVINNLFFSEKRYDLGEVGRYRINKKLNLTTDMDVKVLTKEDMIEIIKYLIELINSKADVDDIDHLSNRRVRTVGEQLSNQFAVGLARMSRTIRERMNVRDNEVFTPIDLINAKTISSVINTFFGTNALSQFMDQTNPLAEITHKRRMSALGPGGLSRERAGFEVRDVHYTHYGRLCPIETPEGPNIGLISSLCIYAKINDLGFIETPYRQVEKGKVNVSSNGIIYLTAEEEESKIIAQGNAVLNEKGEFIRNKVKARQDADYPVVEPSEVDLMDVAPQQIASIAASLIPFLEHDDANRALMGSNMMRQAVPLLKSEAPIVGTGIENQLVKDSRTQIAAEGDGVVDYVDATTIRILYDRSPDEDFVSFEPALKEYRISKFRKTNQNMTIDLRPICVKDERVVKGQILTEGYSTENGELALGKNLLVAYMPWKGYNYEDAIVLNERVVREDLLTSVHVEEYSLEVRETKRGMEELTSDIPNVSEEATKDLDENGIVRIGAHIQPGDILIGKITPKGESDPSPEEKLLRAIFGDKAGDVKDASLKASPSLKGVVIDKRLFSRVLKNRSSKLADKALLPKIDDEFEAKVASLKTILIKKLAELTEGHTSLGVKDYLGTEVIAKGSKFLASDLGSLDFNAIQLSNWTADSHTNELIRDLILNFLKKYKELDAELKRKKFSITIGDELPAGIIQMAKVYVAKKRKIGVGDKMAGRHGNKGIVSRIVRQEDMPFLEDGTPVDIVLNPLGVPSRMNLGQIFEAVLGSAGKKLGVKFATPIFDGASLEDITHWTDKAGLPRFGRTFLCDGGNGERFDQPATVGVTYMLKLGHMVEDKMHARSIGPYSLITQQPLGGKAQFGGQRFGEMEVWALEAFGASHILQEILTIKSDDVLGRSKAYEAIVKGDPMPQPGIPESLNVLLHELRGLGLSINLE is encoded by the coding sequence ATGTCTTCAAATACTGTAAATCAACGAGTTAATTTTGCTTCTATTGCTAATCCGTTCGAATATCCGGATTTTTTAGAAGTACAATTGAAGTCATTCAAAGACTTTTTGCAATTAGATACTCCGCCTGAAAAGCGTAAAAATGAAGGATTGTATAAGGTTTTTGCTGAAAACTTTCCAATAGCTGACACAAGGAATAATTTTGTTCTTGAGTTTTTGGATTATTATATTGATCCGCCGCGTTATACTATTGATGATTGTATAGAGCGAGGGCTTACATATAGTGTTCCTTTAAAGGCTAAACTAAAATTATATTGTACTGATCCTGATCACGAGGATTTTGATACGGTGATACAAGACGTTTTCCTTGGCCCTATTCCCTACATGACGGAAAAAGCAACTTTCGTTATTAATGGTGCAGAGCGTGTAGTTGTATCTCAGCTTCACCGTTCTCCGGGAGTCTTTTTTGGACAAAGTGTTCATGCTAATGGAACAAAGTTATATTCAGCACGTATAATTCCTTTTAAAGGATCTTGGATTGAATTTGCTACTGACATTAATAATGTCATGTATGCATATATTGATCGTAAGAAGAAATTGCCTGTAACTACTTTATTGCGTGCTATCGGCTTTGAGAATGATAAAGATATTCTTGAAATTTTCAATTTAGCTGAAGATATTAAGGTTAATAAAACAAATCTTAAAAAAGTTGTTGGAAGAAAATTAGCTGCTCGTGTCTTGAAAACATGGATTGAGGATTTTGTGGACGAGGATACGGGTGAGGTTGTTTCGATTGAACGTAATGAAGTGATAATCGATCGCGAAACTGTTTTGCTTGCTGAACATGTAGATGAAATTATTGAGTCGGGTGTACAAAGTATCCTTCTTCATAAAGAAGAACCTAATCAATCTGATTATTCTATTATCTATAATACTCTTCAAAAAGACCCTAGTAACTCTGAGAAGGAAGCTGTTTTATATATCTATAGGCAGTTGCGTAATGCTGATCCTGCTGATGATGCTAGTGCTCGTGAAGTCATAAATAATTTGTTTTTCTCTGAGAAACGTTATGATTTAGGAGAAGTTGGACGCTATCGTATAAATAAGAAGTTAAACCTTACTACCGATATGGATGTTAAGGTTTTGACGAAAGAAGATATGATTGAGATTATTAAATACTTGATTGAATTAATAAACTCAAAGGCTGATGTTGATGATATAGACCACTTAAGTAACCGTAGGGTTAGAACGGTTGGTGAACAGTTATCTAATCAATTTGCAGTCGGACTTGCTCGTATGTCTCGTACTATTCGTGAGCGTATGAATGTTCGTGATAATGAAGTGTTTACTCCTATTGACTTAATTAATGCGAAGACTATTTCTTCGGTAATTAATACTTTCTTTGGGACGAATGCACTTTCTCAATTTATGGATCAAACAAATCCATTGGCTGAGATTACCCATAAGAGACGTATGTCTGCCCTTGGTCCTGGTGGACTTTCGCGTGAACGTGCCGGATTTGAAGTTCGAGACGTGCACTATACTCACTATGGTCGTTTGTGCCCTATTGAGACTCCAGAGGGCCCTAATATTGGTTTGATCTCTTCTTTGTGTATTTATGCTAAAATCAATGATTTAGGTTTTATTGAAACACCATACCGTCAAGTTGAAAAGGGTAAGGTTAATGTTTCTTCTAATGGCATAATCTATCTTACTGCAGAGGAGGAGGAAAGTAAAATTATAGCACAGGGTAATGCTGTCTTAAATGAGAAAGGGGAATTTATTCGTAATAAGGTTAAAGCTCGTCAGGATGCGGATTATCCTGTCGTTGAACCTTCTGAAGTTGATTTGATGGATGTAGCTCCTCAGCAGATTGCATCTATTGCGGCATCATTAATCCCTTTCCTTGAACATGATGATGCGAACCGTGCATTGATGGGATCAAACATGATGCGCCAGGCAGTACCTTTATTAAAAAGTGAAGCACCTATTGTTGGAACAGGTATTGAAAATCAATTAGTAAAAGATTCTCGTACTCAAATTGCTGCAGAAGGTGATGGCGTTGTTGATTATGTTGATGCTACCACGATTCGTATATTATATGATAGATCACCTGATGAGGATTTTGTAAGCTTTGAGCCGGCTCTGAAAGAGTATCGCATCTCTAAGTTCCGCAAGACAAATCAAAATATGACGATTGACCTTCGTCCAATATGTGTAAAGGATGAACGTGTTGTTAAAGGTCAAATTTTAACTGAAGGTTATTCTACTGAAAATGGAGAGTTGGCTTTAGGAAAAAATCTTCTTGTAGCTTATATGCCTTGGAAGGGCTATAATTATGAAGATGCTATTGTTCTAAATGAACGTGTTGTCAGAGAAGATTTGCTAACTTCTGTTCATGTGGAAGAATATTCTCTTGAAGTGAGAGAAACGAAACGAGGAATGGAAGAATTGACCTCGGATATCCCTAATGTAAGTGAAGAGGCAACTAAAGATCTTGATGAAAACGGGATCGTTAGAATTGGTGCTCATATACAACCAGGTGATATTCTTATAGGTAAAATAACACCAAAAGGTGAATCTGATCCTTCTCCTGAAGAAAAACTGCTTCGAGCTATCTTTGGCGATAAAGCAGGTGATGTAAAAGATGCATCTTTGAAAGCATCTCCTTCATTGAAGGGTGTGGTTATCGATAAACGTCTATTTTCTAGGGTATTGAAGAACAGAAGTTCTAAACTTGCTGATAAAGCTTTATTGCCAAAGATTGATGATGAATTTGAGGCTAAGGTTGCTTCTTTGAAAACAATTTTGATAAAGAAACTAGCGGAGTTGACTGAAGGTCATACATCTTTAGGCGTTAAAGATTATTTGGGAACTGAAGTTATTGCTAAAGGAAGTAAATTCCTTGCTTCTGATTTAGGCTCTTTAGATTTTAATGCTATTCAGTTAAGTAATTGGACTGCTGATTCTCATACGAATGAATTAATTCGTGACCTTATTCTGAACTTCTTAAAAAAATATAAAGAGCTAGATGCTGAATTGAAAAGAAAGAAATTCAGTATTACTATTGGTGATGAATTGCCTGCCGGCATCATCCAAATGGCTAAGGTTTACGTTGCTAAAAAACGTAAAATTGGCGTTGGTGATAAAATGGCTGGTCGCCACGGTAATAAGGGTATTGTATCTCGTATCGTTCGCCAGGAAGATATGCCATTCCTTGAAGATGGAACTCCTGTTGATATAGTCTTAAATCCTTTGGGTGTACCTTCTCGTATGAACCTGGGACAAATTTTTGAGGCGGTGTTAGGTTCTGCAGGTAAAAAATTGGGAGTTAAATTTGCTACTCCTATTTTTGATGGGGCATCATTGGAAGATATTACTCACTGGACAGATAAAGCTGGTTTGCCACGCTTTGGGCGAACTTTCTTATGTGATGGTGGGAATGGAGAGAGATTTGATCAACCGGCTACTGTTGGTGTAACATATATGTTGAAATTGGGGCACATGGTTGAGGATAAAATGCATGCTCGTTCTATTGGACCATATTCATTGATCACTCAACAACCACTTGGAGGTAAAGCTCAATTCGGAGGTCAACGTTTTGGTGAAATGGAGGTTTGGGCATTAGAAGCTTTTGGTGCTTCTCATATCCTTCAGGAGATATTGACTATTAAATCAGATGATGTTTTAGGCCGATCTAAAGCTTATGAGGCTATTGTCAAAGGTGATCCTATGCCTCAGCCTGGTATCCCTGAATCTTTAAATGTGTTATTGCATGAATTGAGAGGATTGGGACTTAGCATTAATCTTGAGTAA
- the rplJ gene encoding 50S ribosomal protein L10: MRKEDKDKIISQIAATVGEYGHFYLVDMTAMNAAKTSDLRRACNKADIKLMVVKNTLLHKALETLEVDYSPLYTSLKGSTSIMFCNTANAPAKLIKDVAKEGIPGLKAAYAEESFYVGADQLDALVSIKSKNEVIAEVIALLQSPAKNVISALQSGGNTIHGVLKTLGEK, from the coding sequence ATGAGAAAGGAAGATAAAGATAAAATCATTTCACAGATTGCTGCAACTGTTGGTGAGTATGGTCACTTCTATTTGGTAGATATGACTGCTATGAATGCAGCTAAAACTAGTGACTTAAGAAGAGCTTGCAATAAAGCTGATATTAAGTTGATGGTTGTGAAGAATACATTGCTTCATAAAGCTCTTGAAACATTGGAGGTGGATTATTCTCCACTATATACCTCTCTTAAAGGTTCTACTTCTATCATGTTTTGCAATACAGCTAATGCTCCTGCAAAATTAATAAAAGATGTAGCTAAAGAGGGTATCCCAGGTCTAAAGGCTGCTTATGCTGAAGAAAGTTTCTATGTTGGTGCTGATCAATTAGATGCATTAGTAAGCATTAAAAGTAAAAATGAAGTTATTGCTGAAGTTATTGCTCTGCTGCAGTCTCCTGCGAAGAATGTTATTTCGGCTCTTCAATCAGGTGGAAACACTATTCATGGAGTTCTTAAGACTCTTGGTGAAAAATAA